ATATGGTAGTTCGTAGTACTGGGTTTCGTCATTTGGACATACACAAGGCATCATGGCTCTCTCCTGATCGACTGACCAGAAATCAGATAGATCATGTTGTGATCGATGCAAGGCATGCATCTAACGTACTCGACGTGCGATCCTGTCGGGGTCCCAACATCGACTCCGACCATTATCTTGTTGCAGCTAAGATTCGCACACGGCTATGTGTTGCGAAGGTAGCACGTCGAGGACTGTTGAGAAAGCTGGACATCGGGAAGCTGCAATCACAACGGACAAGGGATGCATTCTCCACTCAAGTCACAGGCCTACTGAGCCAAGCAACTCCAACACCTGAAGACATCAGCAATATGTGGGCACTCATATCCCACTCCCTGCGAACTTCTGCAGAAGAGGTCATCGGATTCCAACGTaccccaaagaggaatccatggTACGACCAGGAGTGTCGCGACGCAACAGCTGCAAAAGACGCCGCCTACGGAAGAACACTGCAAGCTGGGGCCACAAGGGCTGTTGTCGAGGTCTACAGGTCAAGGAGGAGAGATGAGAAACGCCTCTTCAGACGCAAGAAGAGAGAACAGGAGAGGCGTGAGTGTGAGAGCATTGAGAGCAGCAGAGACCGGAATGAAGCTCGTAACTTCTACCAGAGGGTTAAGCGTCTGACCCAAGGTTTTAAGACTGGAGGAGTTGCGTGCAAGGACGATGACGGAAACCTAATCACAGATGCAGAGATTGTGCTGAGGTTATGGAGGGATCACTTCTCAAGTCTATTAGCTGGCTCTGGCCATGATGACTATGGAGAGTATGATCCACAAACCCCAATCTATGGTACTGATGTGGACGTACCGACCCCAAGCCATGCCGAAGTCAAGCTGGATTCTTGAGCCGTTATCGGCTTGGTTTCTGTCAATGAAGCGGTTGCTAAGCAATCAATGCCAACCGCTGGGACATCTCAGGCCTCTAACACGTTTGTGTCAGGAGCCTCCCCTCCTTTCCGAGCCTTACATCACACGTCCTCATTAGTTCACCTTATCACATCGTGACTGGCCAGTTAACTTCAATTTTATCGGTGCAAATACTCTGCAGTGGTGGCTGGCCTTGAAGTTTATGATTTCCCTACGGATTGAGTCTCGATTAAACTTTGCCTGAAGTCACGCCTATCCACGTATCCTGTGTACATTGAGGCAGATGTGACTCCGCAAACACacgatcgcctcgattatcTTATCCACCAATTCTGGAAACTGGAAGCCTGCCTGCGCCTATCGATCAGGCtactaaggaggagctcgattgcgaTGGTAaggaattgcgaggtaagtACCAGTTTTTCCTTCCCCAACACTGCGTTCTGATGGAAGTCAGCTCCACTAATAGGCTCAGAATTGTGTTCAGCGGTTCGGCTGCTATATCTACTGGTTATTTCCttaatgatgtcctgatgtcgGGCCCCGTGATTCAACCTAAGCTTTTCAAATTGAGCACCCCTGGCCCCGTAGTTTCTGTCGGAAGAATGagaatctacccccaatgaagtggcctctggccaggatacaggagctggttcctgggcATGACGAAGTGAACCAGGTAGTCGTATTGAAGATATCGGTTGCAACGACTAAGCGTCCCCTCAAGGATTCTGTTGAAGGTccagccttcaacgggggTGGATGTTTTGCAAAGCAGCCAAAGGCGAAGCTGTTTCAAGTTTCAAATAATTTGGAAAGGCTCTGAAACGGAGGAGCACCGGCGGGTTTATCAGCAGTTcctattttgtttgtttctcccaCGTTCATGGGCatgcgcatgcgcttttgggagcttttttgtagagctgctgcacacttactcattttgcatttttatgcGTTACCCCGACTCGCCTCTTGCCAACGAAATGATAGACAAATGCATTATTCTGAGCTTCAATTGCTAAGCTTCACttttacttgtatttttggcaTCGATTTGAGCGGCTGGGgttttagggttaaattgaacccctAATAACATATTGAAAATCGGAACTGAAACTGGTCtctttattcggctgctattaaaaaccattattAGCGTAACATCCATCAATTTGTTTGCAAAtagcaaataaaagaaatcagTTTCTCATCGACGTTTGGTTAATTTGACTTAAAGCAAACTTGTAAGCAAACTAAACTATCCTTTTAGCCGCGACAGTAGCCGCGCAATACACAATGCTGTTTATTCAGAGCACGATGCTTGCTTCTGCTATGCACGAAGACTTTGTTCCTATGAACACTGAAT
The window above is part of the Drosophila ananassae strain 14024-0371.13 chromosome 4 unlocalized genomic scaffold, ASM1763931v2 tig00000054, whole genome shotgun sequence genome. Proteins encoded here:
- the LOC123257720 gene encoding uncharacterized protein LOC123257720; the encoded protein is MVVRSTGFRHLDIHKASWLSPDRLTRNQIDHVVIDARHASNVLDVRSCRGPNIDSDHYLVAAKIRTRLCVAKVARRGLLRKLDIGKLQSQRTRDAFSTQVTGLLSQATPTPEDISNMWALISHSLRTSAEEVIGFQRTPKRNPWYDQECRDATAAKDAAYGRTLQAGATRAVVEVYRSRRRDEKRLFRRKKREQERRECESIESSRDRNEARNFYQRVKRLTQGFKTGGVACKDDDGNLITDAEIVLRLWRDHFSSLLAGSGHDDYGEYDPQTPIYGTDVDVPTPSHAEVKLDS